The following proteins are encoded in a genomic region of Maribacter hydrothermalis:
- the tyrS gene encoding tyrosine--tRNA ligase — protein MTNFVKELQWRGMLHDAMPGTEEHLLEGMQSAYVGIDPTADSLHIGHLVGVMMLRHFQLAGHKPYALIGGATGMIGDPSGKSTERNLLDEKTLRHNQNALKEQLSRFLDFSGNEDNAAVLVNNYDWMKNFSFLEFIRDVGKHITVNYMMSKDSVKKRLSSEAKEGMSFTEFTYQLVQGYDFLHLFRENNCSLQMGGSDQWGNITTGTELIRRIAGGKGYALTCPLITKADGTKFGKTEGGNVWLDAERTSPYKFYQYWLNTSDEDAEKYIKIFTFLGQQEIEDLIKQHKEAPHLRLLQKKLADEITVMVHSQEDLDNAERASDILFGKSTASDLKGLNEKTFLEIFEGVPQAELSRSELTNGLDMIGALAAKTNFLGSNGEARRELKQNSISVNKEKVKEDFLITENDLINNKFVLLQRGKKNYFVLVLS, from the coding sequence ATGACAAATTTTGTCAAGGAGTTACAATGGCGCGGAATGTTGCATGATGCAATGCCAGGAACAGAAGAACATTTATTAGAAGGTATGCAATCTGCTTATGTAGGTATTGACCCAACAGCAGATTCATTACACATAGGTCATTTAGTTGGGGTAATGATGCTTCGTCATTTTCAATTGGCAGGGCATAAGCCATATGCCTTAATTGGTGGGGCAACGGGTATGATCGGGGATCCTTCTGGCAAATCTACGGAACGTAATCTGCTTGATGAAAAAACACTAAGACACAATCAAAATGCATTGAAAGAGCAGTTATCCCGTTTTTTAGATTTTTCGGGAAATGAGGACAATGCCGCAGTTTTAGTCAATAATTATGACTGGATGAAGAATTTCTCCTTTCTAGAATTTATAAGAGATGTAGGCAAGCATATTACGGTTAACTATATGATGTCTAAAGACTCGGTAAAAAAACGTCTTTCTTCCGAAGCAAAAGAGGGTATGTCTTTTACGGAGTTCACGTATCAATTGGTACAAGGGTACGATTTTCTTCATTTATTCCGTGAAAATAATTGTAGCCTTCAAATGGGCGGAAGTGACCAATGGGGCAATATAACTACAGGAACCGAATTAATTAGAAGAATAGCCGGTGGTAAGGGTTACGCATTAACCTGTCCGTTAATTACAAAGGCCGATGGGACTAAATTTGGTAAAACTGAAGGCGGTAACGTTTGGTTAGATGCGGAAAGAACATCGCCTTATAAATTTTACCAATATTGGTTGAATACTTCGGATGAAGATGCAGAAAAGTATATTAAAATATTTACATTCTTAGGTCAGCAAGAAATTGAAGATTTAATAAAACAACATAAAGAAGCACCGCATTTAAGACTATTGCAGAAAAAATTGGCAGATGAAATTACGGTAATGGTCCACTCTCAAGAAGATTTGGATAATGCGGAACGTGCAAGCGATATTTTATTTGGTAAGTCTACAGCATCAGATTTAAAGGGTTTAAATGAAAAAACATTCTTAGAAATTTTTGAAGGCGTGCCACAAGCCGAGCTTTCTAGATCCGAATTAACCAATGGGTTGGATATGATTGGAGCATTAGCTGCAAAAACTAATTTTTTAGGTTCTAATGGTGAAGCAAGAAGAGAGTTGAAACAAAACTCCATTTCGGTAAATAAAGAGAAGGTAAAAGAAGATTTTTTAATTACTGAAAACGATTTAATCAATAATAAGTTTGTGCTTTTGCAAAGAGGAAAGAAAAATTATTTTGTATTGGTATTAAGTTAA
- a CDS encoding NAD-dependent epimerase/dehydratase family protein, translating to MVLVTGGTGLVGSHLLLQLTQNNISVRALYRSAEKLEIVKKIFGYYTNDVTSLFNKIDWILGDILDIPSLETAFENISQVYHCAAFISFDPSDFKTLERINREGTANIVNLCIATAVKKLCHVSTIGTIGRTTTSEVSTEETEWSRQHTNPYAITKYLAEMEVWRGAQEQLQIVIVNPGVILGPGFWESGSGTFFKTASKGYSYYPPGGSGFIAVGDVIKIMIELMNTDIKSERFILVADNLTYKEILSEISIALGKKSPYLPLKIWQLHIGKLADHIRKMITGKTRTITNSTIHGLKHPTTFDNAKVKNALKFKFKSIEDEVNFSAKIFIEEHS from the coding sequence ATGGTATTAGTTACAGGAGGCACAGGTTTGGTGGGATCGCATTTATTATTGCAATTAACCCAGAATAACATCAGTGTTCGTGCACTTTATAGAAGTGCCGAAAAATTAGAAATTGTTAAAAAAATCTTTGGATACTATACTAATGATGTAACTTCTTTATTCAATAAAATTGATTGGATTTTAGGGGATATCTTAGATATACCTTCTTTAGAAACTGCTTTTGAAAATATATCCCAAGTATACCATTGTGCTGCATTTATATCATTTGATCCTTCAGATTTTAAAACTTTAGAGCGTATAAATAGAGAAGGCACCGCGAACATTGTAAATTTATGTATAGCTACAGCCGTTAAAAAACTATGCCATGTAAGTACTATTGGTACTATAGGAAGAACAACAACCAGCGAAGTTTCTACAGAAGAAACGGAATGGAGCAGGCAACATACCAACCCGTACGCCATTACAAAGTACTTAGCTGAAATGGAAGTTTGGCGTGGTGCACAAGAACAGTTACAGATTGTTATTGTTAACCCAGGAGTTATTTTAGGTCCTGGTTTTTGGGAAAGTGGTAGTGGTACATTTTTTAAAACTGCTTCCAAAGGATATTCGTATTATCCCCCAGGGGGCTCAGGGTTTATAGCCGTGGGTGATGTCATTAAAATAATGATTGAATTAATGAATACGGATATTAAATCTGAACGTTTTATCCTTGTTGCAGATAACCTTACCTATAAAGAGATACTAAGTGAAATTTCCATTGCTCTGGGTAAAAAATCGCCATACTTACCATTAAAAATATGGCAACTTCATATTGGCAAATTAGCCGACCATATTAGAAAAATGATAACCGGAAAAACAAGAACAATTACAAATAGCACCATCCACGGCTTAAAACACCCAACTACATTCGATAACGCTAAAGTGAAAAACGCTTTGAAGTTTAAGTTTAAATCAATTGAAGATGAGGTAAATTTTTCTGCCAAAATATTTATTGAGGAACACTCTTAG
- a CDS encoding DUF4296 domain-containing protein, whose product MKHIVVLSLSTLLFFSCAEELIEKPDNLIPQDKMVLIIKEMAIINAAKGTNIGQLKDNGIEPTEFLFEKFKIDSAQYVDSDRYYASKPLLYETMYKDVEARLEKQRLKLEADKKINDSLNLVKKDAKKDLKQIEKTADKTKSVPQ is encoded by the coding sequence ATGAAACATATAGTAGTTTTATCGTTATCAACTTTATTATTTTTTTCATGTGCTGAAGAATTGATAGAAAAGCCGGATAATTTAATACCACAGGATAAAATGGTGTTGATTATTAAAGAAATGGCGATAATAAATGCGGCTAAAGGGACTAATATAGGACAGTTAAAAGATAATGGTATTGAACCGACTGAGTTTTTATTCGAAAAATTTAAGATAGATAGTGCTCAATATGTAGATAGTGATCGCTATTATGCTTCAAAACCATTGTTATATGAAACAATGTATAAAGATGTTGAAGCTCGTTTAGAAAAGCAACGTTTAAAGCTAGAAGCTGATAAAAAGATAAATGATAGTCTAAATCTCGTAAAAAAAGACGCAAAGAAAGATTTAAAACAAATTGAGAAAACGGCCGATAAGACTAAGAGTGTTCCTCAATAA
- a CDS encoding dihydroorotase, with translation MGKILLKNGIIVNEGVIQESDILIIDELIVKIAKDITDVDAKVIDVKGMHVLPGVIDDQVHFREPGLTHKGTIATESRAALAGGITTFMEQPNTTPQTTTIEKLEEKFAMAANSAYANYSFLFGGTNDNLEELKKLDKNACSGIKLFLGSSTGNMLVDDEKVIESIFRNTEMVISAHCEDETTIRENLAKYKAEFGDDIPLKYHPIIRSEEACYLSSSRAIALAKKTGARLHVFHVSTGKETNLFRNDIPLEQKKITAEVCIHHLWFSDADYAEKGTLIKWNPAVKTAKDREQLWDALLDDRIDVIATDHAPHLLEEKDNVYTKAPSGGPLVQHALPAMLEKVKDGTIKLEKVVQKMCHNPAILFQIEKRGYIREGYYADLVVVDLNSSWNVTKENIAYKCKWSPFEDFTFSSKVVHTIINGHLGYTNGEFSESRNAKRLTFNRP, from the coding sequence ATGGGTAAAATTTTATTGAAGAACGGTATTATCGTTAATGAAGGGGTAATACAGGAAAGTGATATTCTTATTATTGATGAGCTGATAGTTAAAATAGCGAAAGATATTACTGATGTAGATGCAAAAGTAATTGATGTTAAGGGCATGCATGTTTTACCAGGGGTTATTGATGATCAAGTGCACTTTAGAGAGCCTGGTTTAACACATAAAGGTACTATTGCAACAGAAAGCAGGGCAGCACTTGCAGGTGGTATTACCACTTTTATGGAACAACCAAATACTACTCCGCAGACAACCACAATAGAGAAGCTTGAAGAAAAGTTTGCAATGGCGGCAAATTCAGCTTATGCTAATTATTCTTTCTTGTTCGGTGGTACAAATGATAACCTAGAAGAATTAAAAAAGTTAGATAAGAATGCCTGTTCTGGAATAAAATTATTCTTGGGATCTTCAACAGGAAACATGCTGGTTGATGATGAAAAGGTGATTGAAAGTATTTTTAGGAATACTGAAATGGTAATATCCGCACATTGTGAGGACGAGACAACTATCCGGGAGAATTTGGCTAAATATAAAGCGGAGTTTGGAGATGATATTCCACTTAAATACCATCCTATTATTAGAAGTGAAGAAGCATGTTACTTATCATCATCTAGAGCCATTGCTTTAGCGAAAAAAACGGGCGCTAGACTTCATGTGTTTCACGTATCTACAGGGAAAGAGACTAATTTATTTAGAAATGATATTCCGTTAGAGCAAAAGAAAATAACGGCAGAGGTTTGTATTCATCATCTTTGGTTTTCTGATGCTGATTATGCAGAAAAAGGAACATTAATTAAATGGAATCCTGCAGTAAAAACAGCAAAAGACCGTGAGCAATTATGGGATGCTCTATTAGATGACAGAATTGATGTTATTGCAACTGATCATGCCCCACATTTGTTAGAAGAAAAAGATAATGTATATACAAAAGCACCATCTGGCGGGCCATTAGTACAACATGCACTACCGGCAATGTTAGAAAAGGTAAAAGATGGTACCATAAAACTCGAGAAAGTGGTACAGAAAATGTGTCATAATCCAGCAATCTTATTTCAAATAGAAAAACGAGGCTATATTCGAGAAGGGTATTATGCTGATTTAGTGGTTGTAGATTTAAATAGTTCATGGAACGTGACTAAAGAGAATATTGCCTACAAATGCAAATGGTCACCGTTCGAAGATTTTACCTTTTCTTCAAAAGTGGTACACACTATTATTAATGGGCACTTGGGGTATACAAATGGTGAGTTTTCAGAATCCAGAAATGCTAAAAGATTAACCTTTAATAGGCCATGA
- a CDS encoding polyprenol monophosphomannose synthase, whose product MASSIVIIPTYNEIENVEAIIRAVFDLQKEFHVLIVDDNSPDKTGDCVQRLQEEFKEKLFLETRTEKSGLGTAYIHGFKWAINRSYDYIFEMDADFSHTPSDLLRLQKACINGADLAVGSRYKNGVNVVNWPLYRVLLSYGASFYVKLITGMRVHDPTAGFVCYKREVLEAIDLDSVRFVGYAFQIEMKFRAYLKDFKIEEVSIIFRDRVLGKSKMSSSIISEAIWGVFVMKMRSLFLRNKF is encoded by the coding sequence ATGGCGAGTAGTATTGTAATTATACCTACCTATAACGAAATAGAGAATGTTGAAGCCATAATAAGGGCGGTATTCGATTTGCAAAAAGAATTTCATGTTCTTATTGTAGATGACAATTCTCCCGATAAAACTGGTGATTGTGTACAAAGACTTCAAGAGGAATTTAAAGAAAAACTTTTTTTGGAAACCAGAACAGAGAAGTCTGGGTTAGGTACAGCTTATATTCATGGATTTAAATGGGCAATAAATAGGTCCTATGATTATATTTTTGAAATGGATGCTGATTTTTCGCATACACCATCAGATTTGCTTCGTTTGCAAAAAGCTTGTATTAATGGTGCCGATTTAGCGGTAGGTTCAAGATATAAGAATGGAGTTAATGTAGTCAATTGGCCGCTCTACAGGGTTTTGTTGTCTTATGGCGCATCATTTTATGTTAAACTCATAACGGGCATGCGTGTACATGACCCAACAGCAGGTTTTGTATGTTATAAAAGAGAAGTCTTGGAAGCTATCGATTTAGATTCAGTGCGTTTTGTAGGTTATGCATTTCAAATAGAAATGAAATTTAGAGCCTATTTAAAAGACTTTAAAATAGAAGAAGTTTCTATTATTTTTAGAGACCGAGTTTTGGGTAAGTCAAAAATGAGCTCTTCGATTATTAGTGAAGCAATTTGGGGAGTTTTTGTAATGAAAATGAGAAGTCTATTTTTAAGAAATAAATTTTAA
- a CDS encoding ArnT family glycosyltransferase — MLSKIPKQFYFFLTAIFILNVIQSSFTQLIFDEAYYWYYSQNMAWGYFDHPPMVAFLVKISSFFFNGELGVRFMSCVLSTINIVLLWLMIDNPKKNDYIKHFFVLIFSMTLLNAYGFFTLPDTPLLFFTSCFLLTYKYFIKNQTLALSVLLGIFMAALMYSKYHAVLVIFFVLLSNLKLIRNKYAWLSVVVALICYAPHFYWLFENDLVSIKYHLYERPNGAYSFEKYTLGFFVNLVAVFGLTFPFIYKALFKTKSNNLFNKALIYLTYGVILFFFVSSFNRRVQTQWIIIICIPLVVIAFNYMLHNKQALTWIFRLGIINTVIILYLRVGLAYQPLLFTFYYETHGNKEWATAIKDEVGNRPVVFENSYRNAPMYSFYTNGTPTFSLNNFMYRKNQYSIDNSEEKIRNKDVAYVSKYSKDNTFTYTREDGGIYKGKYIPNFQSYRKLECILKDNALLLNSDENIELKIYNPYKETIDLTKLKFAVTYMDDYKIPKETLAFVPEPTDPKTTALTQKDTTHFNFKLPKTNKENIGYFRVVISENNLLYGLNGKPIPIK, encoded by the coding sequence ATGTTATCTAAAATACCTAAGCAGTTCTATTTTTTTCTAACTGCTATTTTTATTCTTAACGTAATTCAATCGAGTTTTACTCAACTCATTTTTGATGAGGCCTATTATTGGTATTACAGCCAAAATATGGCTTGGGGTTATTTTGACCACCCACCAATGGTTGCATTTCTAGTAAAAATTAGCAGCTTTTTTTTTAATGGCGAACTTGGTGTTCGGTTTATGAGTTGTGTACTCTCTACCATCAATATTGTATTGCTATGGTTAATGATCGATAACCCTAAAAAGAACGATTATATTAAACATTTCTTTGTGCTCATTTTTTCAATGACACTCTTAAACGCCTATGGCTTTTTTACCTTACCGGATACTCCTTTACTATTTTTTACTAGTTGCTTTTTATTAACCTATAAGTACTTTATTAAAAACCAAACCTTAGCATTATCTGTGCTTTTAGGCATATTTATGGCCGCCTTAATGTATAGTAAATACCATGCGGTACTAGTCATTTTCTTTGTTCTACTATCTAACTTAAAATTAATACGTAATAAATATGCATGGCTTTCGGTTGTCGTAGCTTTAATTTGTTATGCTCCCCATTTTTATTGGCTTTTTGAAAACGACCTAGTCTCCATTAAATACCATTTGTACGAAAGGCCTAATGGCGCTTATAGCTTTGAAAAATATACACTTGGTTTTTTTGTGAATTTAGTTGCTGTTTTTGGCTTAACATTTCCTTTTATTTACAAGGCACTTTTTAAAACAAAAAGTAATAACTTATTTAACAAAGCACTTATATACTTAACATACGGTGTAATACTATTCTTTTTCGTTTCTAGTTTTAATAGAAGAGTACAAACACAATGGATTATTATTATTTGTATTCCTTTAGTAGTTATTGCTTTTAACTACATGCTGCATAATAAACAAGCATTAACTTGGATTTTTAGATTAGGAATCATCAATACTGTTATTATCCTCTATTTAAGAGTAGGTCTTGCTTACCAACCACTGTTATTTACTTTTTATTACGAAACCCATGGTAATAAAGAATGGGCCACGGCCATTAAAGATGAGGTGGGTAACAGACCAGTTGTATTTGAAAATTCGTATAGAAATGCGCCAATGTATTCTTTCTATACCAATGGCACACCTACATTTTCTCTTAACAACTTCATGTACCGTAAAAATCAGTATTCGATAGATAATTCTGAAGAAAAAATACGTAACAAGGACGTTGCATATGTATCAAAATACAGTAAAGACAATACCTTTACCTATACTCGAGAAGATGGTGGAATTTATAAAGGGAAATATATACCTAATTTTCAATCGTATCGCAAACTAGAATGTATTTTAAAAGATAATGCGCTTCTTTTAAATTCTGATGAAAATATTGAGTTAAAAATTTATAACCCCTATAAAGAAACAATTGATTTAACCAAATTGAAATTTGCAGTTACGTACATGGATGACTACAAAATTCCAAAAGAAACTTTAGCTTTTGTACCTGAACCTACAGATCCCAAAACTACAGCATTAACACAAAAAGATACTACCCATTTTAATTTTAAACTTCCTAAAACAAATAAGGAAAACATTGGGTATTTTAGAGTCGTCATTTCAGAGAACAATCTCTTATATGGTTTAAACGGAAAACCTATTCCAATAAAATAA
- a CDS encoding DUF4271 domain-containing protein, whose protein sequence is MVSLLFPLTAKSFYYSRFFSFIILPFNNKYITIYTKKEKLFNWFHILLSAFQIINTTLFIYFIWHVYMPQTLVKNPFIFPLLLAGVFLFLTIKTIAQLFNGFIFNSYKTFNELIFKKLTYLNYSGIVLFIANVILTYVAIDSKIVMAIAIIGFLIINIIGWVTVLRNYQNFISSYFFYFILYLCTLEIAPLIILGSFLK, encoded by the coding sequence ATGGTTAGTCTACTATTTCCATTAACAGCTAAAAGCTTTTATTATTCTCGCTTTTTTAGCTTTATTATTCTTCCCTTTAACAATAAGTATATTACCATATACACAAAGAAAGAAAAGTTGTTTAATTGGTTTCATATCTTATTAAGCGCCTTCCAAATTATAAATACTACATTATTTATTTATTTTATTTGGCATGTTTACATGCCTCAAACCCTTGTTAAAAATCCGTTTATTTTTCCATTACTTCTCGCGGGAGTTTTCTTATTCTTGACCATTAAAACTATAGCGCAGCTGTTCAACGGTTTTATTTTTAATTCTTACAAAACATTCAACGAGCTGATTTTTAAGAAATTAACTTACCTTAATTATTCTGGTATTGTTTTATTTATTGCCAATGTTATTTTAACCTACGTTGCAATAGACTCAAAAATCGTTATGGCTATAGCAATAATTGGCTTCTTAATCATAAATATAATTGGCTGGGTCACAGTACTCAGGAATTACCAAAATTTTATTAGCTCCTATTTTTTCTATTTTATTTTGTACCTTTGCACACTCGAAATTGCACCCTTAATTATTTTGGGAAGCTTTCTAAAATAG
- a CDS encoding uroporphyrinogen-III synthase codes for MKVKTILVSQPEPKMENSPYAKLIDKEKVKVDFRPFIHVEGVDAKSVRQQKIDLNDFTAIVLTSRNAVDHFFRIAEEMRFKVPDSMKYFCQSEAVAYYLQKYVVYRKRKIYVGKRLFTDLVPLIKKYKDEKFLLPSSDVLKLDVPETLDSLSINWKRAVFYKTVISDLSDLRNVYYDILVFFSPSGIESLLQNFPDFEQKETRIAVFGNSTVDAATGAGLRIDIKAPTPETPSMTMALQKYITSVNK; via the coding sequence ATGAAAGTAAAAACGATTTTGGTTTCACAACCGGAGCCGAAAATGGAAAATTCTCCCTATGCCAAACTTATTGACAAAGAAAAAGTTAAGGTAGATTTTAGGCCATTTATACATGTAGAAGGTGTTGACGCCAAAAGTGTACGTCAGCAAAAAATAGATTTAAATGATTTTACGGCCATTGTTTTAACTAGTAGAAACGCAGTAGATCACTTCTTTAGAATTGCAGAAGAAATGCGATTTAAAGTACCCGATTCTATGAAGTATTTCTGCCAATCAGAAGCTGTTGCATACTATCTCCAGAAATATGTGGTCTACAGAAAGCGTAAGATCTATGTAGGAAAACGACTGTTTACTGATTTGGTACCGTTAATTAAAAAATATAAGGACGAAAAATTCTTGTTGCCATCCTCTGATGTACTTAAATTAGATGTTCCAGAAACGTTAGACTCCCTAAGCATTAATTGGAAAAGGGCCGTTTTTTACAAGACCGTTATAAGTGATCTTTCTGATTTAAGAAATGTATATTACGACATTTTAGTGTTTTTTAGTCCATCGGGCATTGAATCTTTATTACAAAATTTTCCTGATTTTGAGCAAAAAGAAACTAGAATTGCTGTATTCGGCAACTCTACCGTAGATGCAGCAACTGGTGCGGGTTTAAGAATAGATATTAAAGCTCCTACTCCAGAAACACCATCAATGACCATGGCGTTACAAAAGTATATTACCAGTGTTAATAAATAA
- the pckA gene encoding phosphoenolpyruvate carboxykinase (ATP) gives MTNAKTISLKPNGITHANFHYQLDPEQLQKVSLEMDMGVETSNGTLAVNTGEFTGRSPLDRFIVKDDITKDKVWWGNVNIPFEKEKFDSLYNKVIAYLNEKELFVRDSYACADKDYKLNIRVINEYPWSNMFAYNMFLRPTEEELEDFTPEWTVINAPGFMANAELDGTRQHNFAILNFTDKIALIGGTGYTGEIKKGIFSALNFILPVYKETLPMHCSANVGEEGDTAIFFGLSGTGKTTLSTDPNRKLIGDDEHGWTSRNTVFNFEGGCYAKVINLSEEQEPEIYGAIKPGAILENVVLDSQGNVDFADTSITQNTRVSYPIYHIDNIQQPSIGKNVKNIFFLTADAFGVLPPISKLTPSQAAYHFISGYTAKVAGTEAGVVEPVPSFSACFGAPFMPLHPTKYAEMLSKKMKESGVAVWLVNTGWTGGPYGIGTRMKLKYTRAMITAALNGDLGLYSYDKYHIHSVFGVAQPRECPGVPTSVLSPRSTWNNDEKYYTTAFKLTNAFRENFKKFEGYASEEIRRGGPQRYAF, from the coding sequence ATGACAAACGCGAAAACAATTTCTCTAAAACCAAATGGAATTACACACGCTAATTTTCATTATCAATTAGATCCAGAACAACTACAAAAAGTTTCATTAGAAATGGATATGGGAGTTGAAACTAGCAATGGTACTCTAGCTGTCAATACTGGTGAGTTTACAGGTAGGTCGCCATTAGATCGTTTTATTGTAAAAGACGATATCACAAAAGATAAGGTTTGGTGGGGAAACGTAAATATTCCCTTTGAAAAAGAAAAATTTGATTCATTATATAATAAGGTTATTGCCTATTTAAATGAAAAAGAGCTTTTTGTAAGAGATAGTTATGCATGTGCTGACAAAGACTACAAATTAAATATAAGGGTAATAAATGAATACCCTTGGTCTAACATGTTTGCGTATAATATGTTTTTGCGTCCAACGGAAGAAGAGTTAGAAGATTTTACTCCCGAGTGGACGGTAATCAACGCTCCTGGCTTTATGGCCAACGCGGAATTAGATGGCACAAGACAGCATAATTTTGCAATATTAAACTTTACTGATAAAATTGCGCTTATTGGAGGTACTGGGTATACTGGTGAAATTAAAAAGGGTATTTTCTCCGCTTTAAACTTCATATTACCGGTATATAAGGAAACATTGCCAATGCACTGTTCTGCCAATGTTGGGGAAGAAGGAGATACAGCAATCTTTTTTGGATTATCAGGAACAGGAAAAACAACTCTGTCAACCGACCCAAATAGAAAATTAATAGGCGATGATGAGCATGGGTGGACCAGTAGAAACACTGTATTTAATTTTGAAGGCGGCTGTTATGCAAAAGTTATTAATTTATCAGAAGAACAAGAGCCAGAAATTTATGGGGCTATAAAACCGGGTGCTATTCTCGAGAATGTAGTTTTAGACAGTCAAGGTAATGTAGATTTTGCGGATACTTCAATAACACAAAATACAAGAGTTAGTTACCCTATATACCATATTGATAATATACAACAACCCTCTATTGGTAAGAATGTGAAGAATATTTTCTTTTTAACTGCCGATGCTTTTGGCGTGTTGCCTCCAATTTCAAAGCTTACGCCTAGTCAGGCTGCATACCATTTCATATCTGGTTATACGGCTAAAGTCGCAGGTACGGAAGCGGGTGTTGTTGAGCCAGTACCGTCATTTTCGGCTTGTTTTGGTGCTCCATTTATGCCGCTACACCCCACAAAGTATGCAGAAATGCTTAGTAAAAAAATGAAGGAATCTGGGGTAGCTGTTTGGCTGGTAAATACAGGTTGGACAGGGGGTCCTTATGGAATTGGAACACGAATGAAATTGAAATATACTAGAGCAATGATAACTGCAGCGCTAAATGGTGATTTAGGTTTATATTCATATGATAAGTACCATATCCATTCTGTTTTTGGAGTTGCGCAGCCTAGAGAGTGTCCAGGTGTACCTACGTCTGTATTAAGTCCTCGTTCTACATGGAATAATGATGAAAAATATTATACAACAGCATTTAAACTGACAAATGCTTTTAGGGAAAACTTTAAAAAATTTGAAGGGTATGCCAGTGAAGAAATAAGAAGAGGCGGCCCGCAGCGATACGCATTCTAA
- a CDS encoding glycerate kinase — MKLLLIPDKFKGSLTSEEVAKAFVAGIEKAGVKFTSHYFKASDGGDGFMNAVAKYRPCISVQVISQNPLGKTIQSYYLYNQESNSAFIELANASGMALLSVNELNPMLTSTYGTGLQIKDAIEKGVKNIYMGLGGSATNDGGIGIASALGFQLLDEKKEVLPAIGASLSQIKFISDKGVSDKIKSVNFYAINDVTNPLFGFDGAAFVYAAQKGATREMIEELDFGLKNLDAVVVDYFKGNNAAISGSGAAGGVAYGLKTFLGAEFYRGVDFVLNLSGVNSLLKKETFDFIITGEGKIDKQTLQGKLIKGVLDLGLRENIPVITICGKMDIQKEELKKLGVFDAYEIQDNSKDLDYNMKYAADLLTLKTAHFFSIFKK, encoded by the coding sequence ATGAAACTATTACTTATACCAGATAAATTTAAAGGCTCTTTAACTAGCGAAGAAGTGGCTAAGGCTTTTGTTGCCGGAATAGAAAAGGCAGGGGTAAAATTCACATCTCATTACTTTAAAGCCTCTGATGGTGGCGATGGTTTTATGAATGCGGTAGCAAAATATAGGCCTTGTATTTCAGTTCAGGTTATAAGCCAAAATCCTTTGGGCAAAACTATTCAATCTTACTATTTATATAATCAAGAAAGTAATTCGGCCTTTATAGAATTGGCCAATGCTTCTGGTATGGCGTTATTGTCGGTTAATGAACTAAACCCTATGTTGACCAGTACATATGGTACAGGGTTGCAAATTAAAGATGCTATTGAAAAAGGCGTAAAGAATATTTATATGGGCTTAGGTGGCAGTGCAACAAATGATGGCGGAATTGGTATTGCATCGGCATTGGGCTTTCAACTCTTAGATGAAAAGAAAGAAGTTTTACCGGCAATAGGTGCAAGTTTAAGTCAAATCAAGTTTATAAGTGATAAAGGTGTTTCTGATAAGATAAAAAGTGTAAATTTTTATGCCATAAATGATGTTACTAATCCACTATTTGGTTTTGACGGTGCTGCTTTTGTTTATGCTGCGCAAAAAGGAGCAACTAGAGAAATGATTGAAGAGTTAGATTTTGGTCTTAAGAATTTAGATGCGGTAGTAGTAGATTATTTTAAAGGCAATAATGCTGCAATTTCTGGGTCAGGCGCAGCGGGAGGTGTTGCATACGGACTTAAAACATTTCTGGGCGCTGAGTTTTATAGAGGCGTAGATTTTGTATTGAACCTTTCAGGCGTTAATAGTTTGTTGAAAAAAGAAACATTTGATTTTATTATCACAGGAGAAGGTAAGATTGATAAGCAAACGCTGCAAGGTAAATTAATTAAAGGTGTGCTTGATTTGGGATTACGCGAAAATATTCCTGTAATTACAATATGTGGTAAGATGGATATTCAAAAAGAGGAGCTAAAGAAGTTAGGAGTTTTCGATGCATATGAAATACAAGATAATAGTAAAGATTTAGACTATAATATGAAATATGCAGCAGACTTATTAACCTTGAAAACAGCCCATTTTTTTAGTATTTTTAAAAAATAA